The Neomonachus schauinslandi chromosome 11, ASM220157v2, whole genome shotgun sequence genome contains a region encoding:
- the TMPRSS5 gene encoding transmembrane protease serine 5, with the protein MLAGVDGESLMPDGQPHMEAQDAEEGPGPEIFKAKLRDPLRRPEAQQQPSSRTGRQCSEWCCCAGLGALALLAGVSVGSWLLVLYLWPVASQPAAGTLQDEEIPLSCSEASGEEALLPMLPRAVSFRINTEDFLLEVQVRAQPDWLLVCHEGWSSALGVRICQSLGHLRLTHHKRVNLSDTKLNSSRGFAQLPPRLEGLLEEVWLPRNSCTSGQIVSLRCSECGAGPLASRIVGGQAVAPGRWPWQASVALGSRHTCGGSVLAPRWVVTAAHCVHSFRLSRLSSWRVHVGLVRHSAVRPHQGAMVERIIPHPLYSTQNHDYDIALLQLRTPLNFSDNVGAVCLPAEKQDFPRGSRCWVSGWGHTDPRHTHKSDTLQDTVVPLLSTQLCNSSCMYSGALTPRMLCAGYMDGRADACQGDSGGPLVCLDVGTWHLVGVVSWGRGCAEPNHPGVYAKVAEFLDWIHDTARRHLPHGGEHHSVLLGQM; encoded by the exons ATGCTGGCAGGTGTGGATGGAGAG AGCCTGATGCCGGATGGCCAACCCCACATGGAGGCTCAGGATGCAGAGGAGGGCCCAGGACCTGAGATCTTCAAAGCAAAGCTGAGAGACCCACTGCGGAGGCCCGAGGCCCAGCAGCAACCCA GCTCTCGGACAGGGCGCCAGTGCTCAGAGTGGTGCTGCTGTGCAGGGCTGGGAGCCCTGGCGCTGCTGGCTGGTGTGAGCGTCGGCTCCTGGCTTCTCG TGCTGTATCTGTGGCCAGTGGCCTCTCAGCCCGCTGCCGGAACCTTGCAGGATGAGGAGATCCCTTTGAGCTGCTCCGAGGCCAGCGGTGAGGAAGCCCTACTCCCCATGCTTCCCAGAGCAG TATCTTTCAGAATAAACACTGAGGACTTCTTGCTGGAAGTACAGGTGAGGGCACAGCCAGACTGGCTCCTGGTCTGCCACGAGGGCTGGAGCTCTGCCCTGGGGGTGCGGATCTGCCAGAGCCTTGGGCATCTCAG ACTCACTCACCACAAGAGAGTGAACCTGTCTGACACCAAGCTCAACAGCTCCCGGGGGTTTGCTCAGCTCCCTCCCAGACTggaaggcctcctggaggaggtgtggCTGCCCAG GAACAGCTGTACTTCCGGCCAGATTGTTTCCCTCAGATGCTCTG AGTGTGGGGCCGGGCCCCTGGCCTCCCGGATAGTCGGCGGGCAGGCCGTGGCTCCTGGGCGCTGGCCCTGGCAGGCCAGTGTGGCCCTGGGCTCCCGGCACACGTGCGGGGGCTCCGTGCTAGCCCCGCGCTGGGTGGTGACGGCCGCTCACTGTGTGCACAG TTTTAGGCTATCCCGCCTGTCCAGCTGGCGGGTCCATGTGGGGCTGGTCAGGCACAGTGCCGTCAGGCCCCACCAGGGGGCTATGGTGGAGAGGATCATCCCTCACCCTCTCTACAGCACCCAGAATCACGACTATGACATCGCCCTCCTGCAGCTCCGGACGCCGCTCAACTTCTCAG ATAACGTGGGTGCTGTGTGCCTGCCAGCCGAGAAGCAAGATTTTCCAAGGGGCTCACGGTGCTGGGTGTCTGGCTGGGGCCACACCGACCCCAGACACA CCCACAAGTCAGATACGCTCCAGGACACGGTGGTGCCCCTGCTCAGCACCCAGCTCTGCAACAGCTCTTGCATGTATAGTGGGGCACTCACCCCCCGCATGCTGTGTGCTGGCTACATGGACGGGAGGGCTGATGCGTGCCAG GGTGATAGCGGGGGCCCCCTGGTGTGCCTGGACGTGGGCACCTGGCACTTGGTGGGGGTGGTCAGCTGGGGCCGTGGCTGTGCAGAGCCCAATCACCCGGGCGTCTACGCCAAGGTTGCTGAGTTCCTGGACTGGATCCATGACACTGCAAGG